The Tissierellales bacterium region CTGGTTTCGGATGGTATAGTTTGTCGGCCGTTATGCTATCAGATTATTCATCAGAACTTGGAGCAACAGCATTTATGGCAAATGTATTTCGTGAATTGATAGCACTTATGATTGTGCCATTTGTAGCAAAATACATAGGATATTTAGAAGCTGTTTCAACAGGAGGAGCTACTACTATGGATACGACTCTTCCTGTCATAGCAAAAAGTACAGATTCTGAAACGGCCATGATATCGTTTATATCTGGTATGGTTCTTACACTGTTGACACCACTATGTGTTTCGTTTATGATGAGCCTTAATTAGAGGCTAGTTCTAAATTAAGCATCAGATATTGATCTTTTTTTATTGTATCTGAAATAATTAAATTTAAAGGTTGCTTGAATATTGGTCCATTTGTAACTACTGTGTGGAATTCACCATTTTCACCACAAGCATCTACACCTACAGATTCAAGCTCTGATATTA contains the following coding sequences:
- a CDS encoding lysine exporter LysO family protein, giving the protein MSISLLVAIGIGILAGIYVIPAEVYESTGMLVDIGLCLLLLFVGIDLGKNKDVFQKLKRIGYKALMVPFMVALGSIVGGMLGGAILGFTFPEGGALGAGFGWYSLSAVMLSDYSSELGATAFMANVFRELIALMIVPFVAKYIGYLEAVSTGGATTMDTTLPVIAKSTDSETAMISFISGMVLTLLTPLCVSFMMSLN